The segment AGCATGTCGGCCGTCGGGACGCCAGCGCCGAAGAACACGTAGTCTTCCAAGCCACGACCCTCTGCCATCCGCATCACGATCTCGCGTTCGCGGGGCGGCAAAGCAAACAGGGGGAGCACCCGATGCGCGTTGCTGGTCTTGAGCTTGCGCGCCTCATTGGGGCGCACGCGCAGGAGCTCCTCGTCCAGGTCGCGGGCCCGAAGCCCCAGGATCTCCTTGCGCCGCATCGTCAGCCGGAATGCAAGGATCCAGAAGGCCCGGGTCTGGTCGGCCAGCGCGGCGTCCTGAAAGGCCAGCGCGCCCCGGTCGATCAGGTCCAGTCCCCGCTGGAACTCCTCCTCCACGATGATCAGGCTGCTGATCGCGTAATGGCCGCTGTCGAAACCCTTCAGCTGGACACGGGGCAGATGCGGCAGGTGCTGGCTACGCACGTACCTGTCAAAGGAACCCAGCGCGGCGCCAATGCGACCGGTCTGCCCCATCGAGTGCCGTGTCATGAGCACGTCTTCGTAGGCCTCGAGCAGCTCCTCATCATCCAGGTCGCTCAGCCGGTCTGGCAGCGCCTCGAGCAGCCGATTGGCGAGCAGGGCGCGGTAGTTGTTCACGGATCCTGCCTCAAGGGCCTTTCCGTTGTTGCGCCGTTCGCAGCCCAGGTAGCGCAGCCACGCCACCACCAGACGGGCCGTCTCCCGAGCGCCATCGAGCTCATCGATAAGCGCGTTCAGCCGCTCCATCCAGCTCTCGCGAGGGGACTTCAGGATGCGTCGAAGCGCCGGGACCAGGCCTTCGTCTTCCAGGTCACCCTGCCAGGCCTGCTCGACGAACGTTGCGGCGGCAGTTGCGTCGGTTCCGGCCAATGGCGCGGGTGCATCTGCGCTCGGGGACCGTGCCGCCTCCCGCCCGCCGGGATCGTTCGTGGAACTCGGTGCTCGGTAACCCAACAGGCGCAGCCACGTATCGCTCTCCAGGGAGGAGCTGGCGATGTCTCCCCGGGCATAGGTCACCAGCATCGGCATGGACGTCATCAGCAGCCGCTGGAGCATCGCCTCCCGAAGCCCGTCCAGCGTCAGCCGGGGCACGGGTTTGCCGAGGGTTGCCTTCATTGTTTTAAGCAGCGCCGTGAAGGCCCTCGACGCGAGCCCTTCGTAAAACCGGGTCCTGCCGCTGGCCTTGAGGTCCTTGCCTGGCCTGGGCAGGTCCGATGCCTGCTCGGAGGCCTGCAACCATGCCACGAGCGTGCTCGGATCAAGATGCAGGCGATGCAGCCTGGCCGCGCCATGTCCGTTGGTGCTCAGGTCAAGGTCCACCCACGCCCAAGGTCCGGCGACCAGCGGTGCCCTACCTATCTCCTCCACCGCTCGGCCGAGCACGGTCTTGGACCCTTGCCCGAGCCGCACGACCAGCATCGCCATGACCAGTCCCAGTGCCACCAGGGCGTCGGCCTCTGGCGCCTTCCCCTTCCGGCGGCTCTGCCCAGGACGCAACTGGAGGACGTAAGCATCCAGCGCTCCCTCGAACGCATCCAATGCCTCGATCTCGGCGCACCAGGTGCGGCTGACCGTGCTTCGGTCCTCGGCCGGCGCGGCGAAGCCACGCCGTGGGGTGTCCGGATCCACCGATCGCATCCGCTTTTGCAGCATCGTCAGCGCCGCGTTGCGATGGTCCCGGGCGATCTTCGGGTTGAGGCTGGCGGCGATGGCGGCCAGCATCACCTTCTTGCCGCCGGCCGTCGATGGCTCGGAAAGCACCGTGGGCACGCGATCCTGGATGTCCCGGAGGATCTGCATCATTCGCCGGTACGCCTGCACTTGCGCATCCGGTGCATCAACCGGCGGCGGATCCCACAGGGCGTCGATCAGTCTTGCCATGTCGGCCCCTTGAGCGGGACGAAGCCTACCTCGACGAGCATCTGCTCGACGGGACCCTCGGCCAGGCCGCACAGCCGGCGCATCGGATACGTGGACAGAAAGTCATGCGGGCTGACACGATGCAGCCAGTGCCCCATCCACGCGTCCAGGTCCTCGCCGGCGACGTCGTGAACTTCGCGCAGATGCGTGCGCACGAAACGCCGCAACGCGTAGACCTCCAGCTCAAAGGCGGGCGTCGTGAGCCCGACCGCGTGGCTGGGCCGAAAGCGCTCCGGGGCGCCGGTCACCGGGTCGATGTAGATCAGGGGAAATGACGCGTTCTCACGGGGCAGTCCCCTTGCCAGCAGGTAACGTAGGTAGCT is part of the Dyella thiooxydans genome and harbors:
- a CDS encoding tyrosine-type recombinase/integrase; the encoded protein is MARLIDALWDPPPVDAPDAQVQAYRRMMQILRDIQDRVPTVLSEPSTAGGKKVMLAAIAASLNPKIARDHRNAALTMLQKRMRSVDPDTPRRGFAAPAEDRSTVSRTWCAEIEALDAFEGALDAYVLQLRPGQSRRKGKAPEADALVALGLVMAMLVVRLGQGSKTVLGRAVEEIGRAPLVAGPWAWVDLDLSTNGHGAARLHRLHLDPSTLVAWLQASEQASDLPRPGKDLKASGRTRFYEGLASRAFTALLKTMKATLGKPVPRLTLDGLREAMLQRLLMTSMPMLVTYARGDIASSSLESDTWLRLLGYRAPSSTNDPGGREAARSPSADAPAPLAGTDATAAATFVEQAWQGDLEDEGLVPALRRILKSPRESWMERLNALIDELDGARETARLVVAWLRYLGCERRNNGKALEAGSVNNYRALLANRLLEALPDRLSDLDDEELLEAYEDVLMTRHSMGQTGRIGAALGSFDRYVRSQHLPHLPRVQLKGFDSGHYAISSLIIVEEEFQRGLDLIDRGALAFQDAALADQTRAFWILAFRLTMRRKEILGLRARDLDEELLRVRPNEARKLKTSNAHRVLPLFALPPREREIVMRMAEGRGLEDYVFFGAGVPTADMLEGHPVVGKINDLLVRVTGDRRLHPHNLRHSTATLAVFGALASDLRIDKHPYLSGWMKSAIERSAPIEAAVSGQLYRRGGRGSAVAMVMGHGSELTTYEHYVHCLDLLLFLSSWSGRFNEHVQKWEGRFGPPRHEAAQLLAMLGYEATTRIEMKKLDVLMALIAKRYPDRLQWLEPRGRTLHEIVDSKDISGFRQGVNLQSLLEDPALKEWEGYPRRQTELDAVTHVLALLLPAARSDRSKIQAVAAQWVAAKKKDHDWASMSGDQVRHWMMELNRLAPDLGVEAMHVTHHKRTESKHKVRVDKPDDLASYHHERGRYWIRIANPHERKDNRPRKTGVKRSRAQTSISWLLAALAHMA